The following coding sequences lie in one Parachlamydia acanthamoebae genomic window:
- the asnB gene encoding asparagine synthase (glutamine-hydrolyzing) — MEGIAGIVYPDIFQMNNLSVSLLNALKMRGGNVSDSYTFRNIELGCVGTKLFIPPKKNIVLAFDGNLYNLKDLHKELTKTIQAPLKLNVRELILAAYICWGPSFLKYLDGDFALAILDQEKERMIIARDRIGKKPLYWYHQSHYFIFASELKAILATGVVAQTPAIDAFAAYLTFGYVPQDMSPIQNICKLLPGHYLQLNFDGSKFIESYWSYSSYFKKSSNDSKRTLLSQLDALIYRSVEARMPENKPVGCFLSGGLGSASIAYYMRKVLEERPFAAFTVGFEKENEEDVKAAKETAQQFHLLHYTEQIPPSDLLSDLVKIIWYLDEPLADPNIVATWRLAKLASTKTHTVFSGMGSDEIFAGHNRYTTEEREQSFFSPLAQFTMQMMRSFLIPLLSVVNKSWAYPLLRHAGTNPWQFNYMKKNTIFSEREIARAAPKLAGLFDPEVFLHKFHHLERIKSLTSSFLYFDVKTRLPDCFILQYERLTTAHQLQWCTPFLDHHLIEYLATFQEPEYLDESETASFLKAIMKAALPSSVAQRPKKTRQTFLREWLITPQIREVFLLLKRGSLVESGLISLRWVQMQIDQLQTSPYAFKYLWSVLILEIWFRLYINRPISSEPPNLSVKEILLEY, encoded by the coding sequence ATGGAAGGAATCGCGGGGATTGTATATCCAGACATTTTTCAGATGAACAATTTAAGCGTTTCCCTCTTAAATGCTCTGAAAATGCGCGGAGGAAATGTTAGCGATTCGTATACTTTTCGAAACATTGAGTTGGGATGCGTTGGAACAAAACTTTTTATACCTCCTAAAAAAAATATTGTACTTGCTTTCGATGGAAATCTTTACAATTTAAAAGATTTGCATAAAGAACTCACAAAAACGATTCAAGCTCCTCTAAAATTAAATGTGCGAGAATTAATATTGGCCGCCTATATCTGTTGGGGGCCCTCCTTCTTAAAATATCTCGATGGTGACTTTGCACTCGCTATCCTTGATCAAGAAAAAGAAAGGATGATTATCGCACGGGATCGAATTGGGAAAAAACCCCTTTATTGGTATCACCAATCTCATTATTTTATTTTTGCAAGCGAATTAAAAGCAATTTTAGCAACGGGAGTTGTCGCACAAACCCCTGCTATAGATGCATTTGCTGCTTATCTGACTTTTGGCTATGTTCCGCAAGATATGAGCCCCATTCAAAACATCTGCAAACTTCTGCCTGGTCATTATCTGCAATTAAACTTTGATGGCAGCAAATTTATTGAGTCCTATTGGTCTTATAGTTCCTATTTTAAAAAGTCTTCAAATGACTCTAAGCGCACATTACTTAGTCAACTCGATGCTCTGATTTACCGAAGTGTCGAGGCTAGAATGCCTGAAAATAAACCGGTCGGATGCTTTCTTTCAGGGGGTTTGGGGTCTGCAAGCATTGCTTATTATATGCGTAAAGTTCTTGAGGAACGCCCCTTTGCAGCTTTTACGGTTGGTTTTGAAAAAGAAAACGAAGAAGACGTCAAAGCTGCAAAAGAAACTGCACAGCAGTTTCATTTGCTTCACTATACTGAACAAATTCCTCCATCCGATCTGTTGTCTGATTTAGTCAAAATTATATGGTATCTCGATGAGCCATTAGCAGATCCCAATATTGTGGCAACGTGGCGACTTGCTAAGCTTGCTTCAACTAAAACACATACTGTGTTTTCGGGCATGGGGAGTGATGAAATCTTTGCGGGTCACAATCGTTATACAACTGAAGAGCGCGAGCAATCTTTTTTTTCACCTTTGGCACAGTTTACCATGCAGATGATGCGCTCCTTTTTAATTCCTTTACTAAGTGTCGTCAATAAATCTTGGGCTTATCCTCTGCTACGCCATGCAGGAACAAATCCATGGCAATTTAACTACATGAAAAAAAATACGATTTTTAGCGAGAGGGAAATTGCCAGAGCTGCTCCTAAATTAGCTGGATTATTTGATCCGGAAGTTTTTTTGCATAAGTTTCATCATTTGGAGAGAATTAAATCACTCACGTCTTCTTTTCTTTATTTTGATGTTAAAACGCGCTTACCCGATTGTTTTATTTTGCAATATGAGCGCCTAACAACTGCCCATCAGCTTCAATGGTGTACGCCTTTCCTAGACCATCATCTCATTGAATATCTCGCAACATTTCAAGAACCTGAATATCTAGATGAAAGTGAAACAGCTTCTTTTTTAAAAGCGATTATGAAAGCTGCTTTGCCCTCTTCAGTTGCTCAGCGGCCAAAAAAGACGCGTCAAACATTTCTTAGGGAGTGGTTAATTACCCCCCAAATACGAGAAGTATTTCTTCTTTTGAAGCGAGGATCTCTCGTAGAAAGCGGTCTTATTTCCTTAAGGTGGGTGCAGATGCAAATCGATCAGCTACAAACTTCGCCTTACGCCTTTAAGTATTTATGGAGTGTTCTCATTCTGGAAATTTGGTTTCGTCTTTATATCAATCGACCGATTTCCTCCGAACCCCCAAATTTAAGTGTCAAAGAAATCCTCTTAGAATATTAA